The sequence GGATTGCGGTGTGGCGATGAAGGACATGAAAAAACCCGGCATCGCTAAAAACGAGGCCGGGTTCATACAAGCGGTTCGTCTTTAGCAGGATTTATAAAGCGCCCGCAAGCAGAAGCAAATCGGCGCATGAAAAGCCATTATGCCAAATCATTCACCACAGGCGTGAACAAGGCCAGCAGGCCCAGCACCAGGAAAATGACGGCCGACACCATATGCACCGTGCGCACGGGCACGCGCTTGACCAGCTTGTCGCCCAGCCACACCACCGGGGCATTGGCCAGCATCATGCCCAGCGTGGTGCCCGCCACCACCCAGACATAGGCCTGGTATTTGGCCGCCAGGGCCACGGTGGCAATTTGCGTCTTGTCACCCATCTCGGCCAGGAAGAAGGCCACCACCGTGCTGCCGAACACGCCCCAGTGGGAGTGGTCCGAGCTGCCTTCATCGTCCAGCTTGTCGGGAATCAGCATCCACACGGCCATGGCGATAAAGGACAGGCCCAGCACCCAGCGCATGACATCCGGCCCCGCCATC comes from Comamonas sp. GB3 AK4-5 and encodes:
- a CDS encoding TMEM165/GDT1 family protein — protein: MEAFFVSTAIVALAEMGDKTQLLALVLAARFRKPWPIVMGILVATLVNHALAGAVGSWLTQMAGPDVMRWVLGLSFIAMAVWMLIPDKLDDEGSSDHSHWGVFGSTVVAFFLAEMGDKTQIATVALAAKYQAYVWVVAGTTLGMMLANAPVVWLGDKLVKRVPVRTVHMVSAVIFLVLGLLALFTPVVNDLA